A genomic stretch from Malus domestica chromosome 15, GDT2T_hap1 includes:
- the LOC103456251 gene encoding uncharacterized protein has product MKIAWKNNKKRPLGIVSTYPNLPFERQNDEPSNQPHPAEKPSNNIQNNTELGKLADESEPSDAAELFHSFQAQGTKLAEDGKYREALGKWEAALMLRPENAVLHEQKAQVLLEVGDAWNAVKTATRATELEPSWAEAWVTLGRAQLNFGEPDSSIQSFDRALAIKPDSEEARNDRHTAMQLVTKRKQLHSSGLSPTRKRYAVGDKA; this is encoded by the exons atgaagataGCGTGGAAGAACAACAAGAAGCGGCCTCTGGGGATCGTATCAACTTACCCAAATCTCCCTTTCGAGCGGCAAAACGACGAACCCAGCAATCAACCGCACCCAGCAGAAAAGCCCAGCAATAATATTCAAAACAACACAGAGCTCGGCAAGCTAGCCGATGAGAGCGAGCCTTCCGACGCTGCTGAACTCTTCCACTCCTTTCAAGCTCAGGGAACTAAGCTCGCCGAg GATGGGAAGTACCGTGAAGCATTGGGAAAATGGGAGGCTGCTCTTATGTTGAGGCCTGAAAATGCAGTTTTACATGAACAGAAGGCACAAGTATTACTTGAAGTTGGAGATGCATGGAATGCGGTGAAGACAGCGACTC GAGCTACTGAGTTGGAGCCTTCATGGGCTGAG GCTTGGGTTACCCTTGGTAGAGCACAGTTAAACTTTGGGGAGCCTGATAGTTCCATTCAAAGCTTCGACCGAGCATTAGCCATCAAG CCTGATTCTGAGGAGGCTCGAAATGACAGACATACTGCAATGCAACTGGTGACAAAGCGAAAACAGCTCCATTCATCAGGTTTAAGTCCTACGAGGAAACGTTATGCAGTTGGTGATAAGGCATGA